From a region of the Arachis ipaensis cultivar K30076 chromosome B09, Araip1.1, whole genome shotgun sequence genome:
- the LOC110266465 gene encoding uncharacterized protein LOC110266465 — protein sequence MKEVSSAAKLVRNFITKGDKGSNQAKIAQQPKRKISEIGDKQNRENSMEGRNKTLVEVVMNRSLRSSHNQVRSNVQLEEQPIPKKMKSKGKCPAMALDAFLHTEGVEVERQEEDDFESCGEDARAAEKEPANLINSKNNLKRPAMTLDAFLGDQRIHVEREEEHIEVPTTEDARSRPSPNYGENVQFPYEEDYVGEHESDNFDVEGD from the coding sequence ATGAAGGAAGTATCTTCTGCTGCAAAACTAGTTCGAAATTTTATAACCAAAGGTGATAAAGGAAGTAATCAAGCCAAAATAGCACAACAGCCTAAAAGGAAGATTTCAGAAATTGGAGACAAGCAAAATAGGGAGAATTCAATGGAAGGGAGAAATAAAACACTTGTAGAAGTTGTTATGAACCGGTCTTTGAGGTCTTCCCATAACCAAGTGAGGAGTAATGTTCAACTAGAAGAACAACCAATTCCTAAGAAGATGAAGAGCAAGGGAAAGTGTCCAGCAATGGCTCTTGATGCCTTTTTGCATACAGAAGGAGTAGAAGTGGAAAGACAAGAGGAAGATGACTTTGAGTCATGTGGTGAGGATGCTAGAGCTGCTGAAAAAGAACCAGCTAACTTGATAAActcaaaaaataacttaaagcgTCCAGCAATGACTCTTGATGCTTTTTTGGGTGACCAAAGAATTCATGTGGAAAGAGAAGAGGAACATATTGAAGTTCCAACTACTGAGGATGCTAGATCTAGGCCATCCCCGAATTATGGAGAAAATGTTCAATTCCCCTATGAGGAAGATTATGTTGGTGAACATGAAAGTGACAATTTTGATGTGGAAGGAGATTAA